A window of the Canis lupus baileyi chromosome 1, mCanLup2.hap1, whole genome shotgun sequence genome harbors these coding sequences:
- the CXCL17 gene encoding C-X-C motif chemokine 17 isoform X1, protein MKILISSLLLLLPLMLMPVVSSSPNPGVARGHRDNRQAPSRRLQEDGQECECKDWFLRAHKRKLITVPGMPKKQCPCDHFKANVKKTRNQRHHRKPNKHSRACQEFLKQCQLKSFALPL, encoded by the exons ATGAAAATTCtaatctcttctctccttctgttgCTGCCACTAATGCTGATGCCTGTGGTCTCTAGCAGCCCAAATCCAG GGGTCGCCAGAGGCCATCGGGATAATCGCCAGGCTCCTAGTAGGAGGCTCCAGGAAGATGGCCAAGAATGTGAGTGCAAAG ACTGGTTCCTGAGAGCTCATAAAAGAAAACTTATAACAGTGCCTGGGATGCCAAAGAAGCAGTGTCCCTGTGATCATTTCAAGGCCAATGTGAAGAAAACCA GGAACCAAAGGCACCACAGGAAGCCAAACAAGCACTCCAGAGCCTGCCAGGAATTTCTCAAGCAATGTCAATTAAAGAGCTTTGCTCTGCCTTTATAG
- the CXCL17 gene encoding C-X-C motif chemokine 17 isoform X2: MTCCLPPGVARGHRDNRQAPSRRLQEDGQECECKDWFLRAHKRKLITVPGMPKKQCPCDHFKANVKKTRNQRHHRKPNKHSRACQEFLKQCQLKSFALPL; this comes from the exons ATGACCTGTTGCCTTCCACCAGGGGTCGCCAGAGGCCATCGGGATAATCGCCAGGCTCCTAGTAGGAGGCTCCAGGAAGATGGCCAAGAATGTGAGTGCAAAG ACTGGTTCCTGAGAGCTCATAAAAGAAAACTTATAACAGTGCCTGGGATGCCAAAGAAGCAGTGTCCCTGTGATCATTTCAAGGCCAATGTGAAGAAAACCA GGAACCAAAGGCACCACAGGAAGCCAAACAAGCACTCCAGAGCCTGCCAGGAATTTCTCAAGCAATGTCAATTAAAGAGCTTTGCTCTGCCTTTATAG